The following proteins are encoded in a genomic region of Chitinophagales bacterium:
- a CDS encoding cell division protein ZapA — MAEALNINILIASRPYKLKVSADEERYVREAAKIINDKIAEYQQTLLNRDKQDFLSMICLQFATEALQNRNKLTNASLDKKLDQLEATLDQHLGITLF, encoded by the coding sequence ATGGCAGAAGCTTTAAATATAAATATACTCATAGCTAGCAGACCTTATAAACTAAAGGTTAGTGCAGACGAAGAAAGGTATGTTCGTGAAGCTGCTAAAATTATTAACGATAAAATTGCAGAATACCAACAAACACTGCTCAATAGAGACAAGCAAGATTTTTTGTCGATGATTTGTTTACAATTTGCTACAGAAGCTTTGCAAAACAGAAATAAGTTAACCAACGCTTCTCTAGATAAAAAATTAGATCAATTAGAAGCCACACTCGACCAACATTTAGGTATTACACTTTTCTGA